The Parambassis ranga chromosome 1, fParRan2.1, whole genome shotgun sequence genome includes a region encoding these proteins:
- the gcdha gene encoding glutaryl-CoA dehydrogenase a produces the protein MALRTAVTRLLSNSQKCAAVTAHRAQGTSAAAPRDAEDDKKPAKEPKVAFSWRDALDLEGQLTEEEIMIRDSFQDYCQEKLMPRILMANRHEHFHREIVSEMGDLGVLGPTIKGYGCAGTSYVAYGLIAREVERVDSGYRSVMSVQSSLVMHPINAYGTEAQKEKYLPRLARGETLGCFGLTEPNHGSDPSSMETKAKYNPSSSTFTISGAKTWITNSPVADIAVVWAKCEDGRIRGFILERGMKGLSTPKIEGKFSLRASATGMILMDEVEVPEENLLPHVSGLAGPFGCLNNARYGIAWGALGAAEFCFHAARQYTLDRIQFGVPLARNQLMQKKMADMLTEITIGLQSCLALGRLIDEKKAAPEMISMLKRNSCGKALDIARQARDMLGGNGIADEYHIIRHVMNLEAVNTYEGTHDIHALILGRAITGLQSFTVAK, from the exons ATGGCTCTCAGAACTGCTGTCACACGGCTGCTGTCCAACAGCCAGAaatgtgctgctgtcactgcgCACAGAGCTCAGGGCACGAGTGCTGCAGCGCCCAGAG ATGCTGAAGATGATAAAAAACCAGCAAAAGAAC CCAAGGTTGCATTCAGCTGGCGGGATGCTCTGGATTTGGAGGGTCAGCTGACGGAGGAGGAGATCATGATCCGGGACTCCTTCCAGGACTACTGCCAGGAAAAGCTCATGCCCCGCATCCTCATGGCCAACAGACATGAGC ATTTCCACCGTGAGATTGTCTCAGAGATGGGAGATTTGGGCGTCCTTGGCCCGACTATTaaag GTTACGGCTGTGCAGGCACCAGCTATGTTGCATACGGTTTGATTGCCAGAGAGGTTGAGAGGGTGGACAGTGGGTATCGCTCCGTCATGAGTGTCCAGTCTTCACTTGTCATGCACCCAATCAACGCTTACGGCACAGAGGCTCAGAAGGAGAAGTACCTGCCCCGGCTTG CTCGGGGAGAAACTCTGGGCTGCTTCGGCCTGACAGAGCCAAACCATGGCAGCGATCCCAGTAGCATGGAGACGAAGGCCAAGTACAACCCATCCAGTTCGACATTCACCATCAGTGGAGCCAAGACCTG gaTCACAAATTCCCCTGTGGCCGACATCGCAGTGGTCTGGGCCAAGTGTGAGGACGGCAGAATTCGGGGTTTCATCCTGGAGCGTGGCATGAAGGGTCTTTCCACACCAAAGATTGAGGGCAAGTTTTCCCTCAGGGCATCAGCAACAGGCATGATCCTGATGGATGAAGTCGAAGTACCGGAGGAGAACCTGCTGCCCCACGTCTCTGGCCTTGCT GGTCCCTTCGGCTGTCTGAACAATGCTCGGTATGGTATTGCCTGGGGAGCTCTGGGAGCGGCTGAGTTCTGCTTCCATGCTGCCCGACAGTACACTCTGGACAG AATCCAGTTTGGTGTCCCTCTGGCCAGGAACCAGCTGATGCAGAAGAAGATGGCTGACATGCTGACAGAGATCACCATCGGGCTGCAGTCCTGTCTGGCTCTGGGAAGACTTATCGATGAGAAAAA agctgcaCCGGAGATGATCTCCATGCTGAAGAGGAACAGCTGTGGAAAAGCCCTGGACATAGCCAGGCAGGCCAGGGACATGCTGGGGGGGAATGGCATCGCAGACGAGTACCACATAATCCGTCACGTCATGAACCTGGAGGCTGTCAACACTTATGAGG GAACTCATGATATCCATGCCTTGATCCTGGGCAGAGCCATCACTGGACTGCAGTCCTTTACTGTTGCAAAGTAA
- the LOC114442200 gene encoding uncharacterized protein LOC114442200: protein MNGLDLKSKSISIVIVSSHQEEKLIGIVFPLRLSWNNCFSSGGVGSCCSENMDSFNYTDDGGQSFQFLVHNVEPLYKEYKPPPRDLIQLPKSVVYLLMAALVVVAVAYAIVGHLIKDLMLDITDCLLGPIDDELKKDGDVEGVSPLHLPPNLSHSHPNAFHVWDQDDIIIPMTPDHGGQLSSPLMSVIPYIPSFFPNSLSISSPSYNLPLPKESDA from the exons ATGAACGGACTGGATTTGAAATCAAAAAGCATTTCAATAGTTATTGTGTCATCTCATCAAGAAGAGAAGTTAATTGGGATTGTATTTCCACTCAGATTATCATGGAATAACTGCTTCTCTTCTGGAGGAGTtggaagctgctgctctgaaaaCATGGACAGCTTTAACTACACGGACGATGGAGGACAGTCCTTCCAGTTTCTGGTTCATAATGTGGAGCCTCTGTACAAGGAGTACAAGCCTCCGCCCAGGGACCTCATCCAGCTGCCCAAGTCGGTGGTGTACCTCCTGATGGCCGCCCTGGTGGTGGTCGCTGTTGCCTACGCCATCGTGGGTCACCTCATCAAAGATCTCATGCTGGATATCACAG ACTGCTTGCTGGGTCCGATTGATGACGAGCTGAAGAAAGACGGGGACGTGGAGGGAGTCAGCCCCCTCCACCTGCCACCCAACCTGAGCCACTCCCACCCGAATGCCTTCCACGTGTGGGACCAGGACGACATCATCATCCCCATGACGCCCGACCACGGCGGCCAGCTGTCCAGCCCTTTGATGTCCGTCATCCCATACATACCTTCATTTTTCCCCAACTCCCTCAGCATTAGCAGCCCGTCCTACAACCTGCCGCTCCCGAAGGAGAGCGATGCATGA
- the acp5a gene encoding tartrate-resistant acid phosphatase type 5a isoform X2, whose protein sequence is MALILLTIFVAAIPVAYCYPTAFQALEGSSSNRTSIKFLVIGDWGGVPHPPYITPVQKATAREMSQVAEQMGADFVLALGDNFYYKGVDSVDSPRFKDTFEAVYTAKSLKVPWYVLAGNHDHAGNVKAQIEYSQRSDRWKFPSYYYELNFHIPNTGKTLTIIMLDTVMLCGNSLDYEDEKPKGPLRAVDANRQLTWLQERLARSRADFLLVAGHYPVWSVSEHGPTHCLLQKVHPLLLKHNTTAYLCGHDHNLQYIEESGVGYVVSGAGNFLDSDIRHWNHVPKGSVKFFTGQASTLGGFVHAEVTKNKMIVTFFQAKGTSLYRTVLSQRHFE, encoded by the exons ATGGCGCTCATTCTTTTAACCATCTTCGTGGCTGCCATCCCTGTGGCCTACTGCTATCCCACTGCCTTCCAAGCCCTGgagggaagcagcagca ACAGAACGTCCATTAAGTTCCTGGTCATAGGAGACTGGGGAGGCGTGCCTCACCCCCCCTACATCACGCCTGTGCAGAAGGCTACAGCTCGGGAGATGAGCCAAGTAGCAGAGCAGATGGGAGCGGACTTTGTTCTGGCCCTTGGCGATAACTTCTACTACAAAGGTGTGGACAGTGTGGACTCTCCTCGGTTTAAG GACACTTTTGAGGCTGTGTATACTGCAAAGTCTCTGAAGGTGCCCTGGTATGTTTTGGCTGGCAATCATGACCATGCCGGGAACGTCAAAGCCCAGATCGAGTACAGCCAAAGATCTGACAGATG GAAATTCCCCTCCTACTACTACGAGTTAAACTTCCACATCCCTAACACTGGGAAGACCCTGACCATCATCATGCTGGACACTGTAATGCTGTGCGGTAACTCTCTGGACTACGAAGACGAGAAGCCCAAAGGACCCCTGCGTGCTGTGGACGCCAACCGTCAGCTGACGTGGCTGCAGGAGAGGCTGGCTCGATCCAGGGCGGACTTCCTGCTGGTGGCAGGACACTACCCTGTGTGGTCCGTGTCTGAACACGGCCCCACGCACTGTCTTCTGCAGAAGGTTCATCCTCTGCTCCTCAAACACAACACCACTGCTTACCTCTGCGGCCATGACCACAACCTGCAG TACATTGAAGAGTCTGGTGTGGGCTACGTAGTGAGCGGGGCTGGAAACTTCCTGGATTCTGACATCCGTCACTGGAACCACGTCCCCAAGGGTTCAGTGAAGTTTTTCACCGGCCAGGCTTCCACGCTGGGAGGCTTCGTCCATGCAGAGGTCACAAAGAACAAGATGATCGTGACCTTCTTCCAGGCCAAAGGCACGTCGCTGTACCGCACTGTGCTCTCACAGAGGCACTTTGAATAG
- the acp5a gene encoding tartrate-resistant acid phosphatase type 5a isoform X1: MLSAPRLPSAMALILLTIFVAAIPVAYCYPTAFQALEGSSSNRTSIKFLVIGDWGGVPHPPYITPVQKATAREMSQVAEQMGADFVLALGDNFYYKGVDSVDSPRFKDTFEAVYTAKSLKVPWYVLAGNHDHAGNVKAQIEYSQRSDRWKFPSYYYELNFHIPNTGKTLTIIMLDTVMLCGNSLDYEDEKPKGPLRAVDANRQLTWLQERLARSRADFLLVAGHYPVWSVSEHGPTHCLLQKVHPLLLKHNTTAYLCGHDHNLQYIEESGVGYVVSGAGNFLDSDIRHWNHVPKGSVKFFTGQASTLGGFVHAEVTKNKMIVTFFQAKGTSLYRTVLSQRHFE, encoded by the exons ATGCTGAGCGCACCTCGCCTCCCATCAGCT ATGGCGCTCATTCTTTTAACCATCTTCGTGGCTGCCATCCCTGTGGCCTACTGCTATCCCACTGCCTTCCAAGCCCTGgagggaagcagcagca ACAGAACGTCCATTAAGTTCCTGGTCATAGGAGACTGGGGAGGCGTGCCTCACCCCCCCTACATCACGCCTGTGCAGAAGGCTACAGCTCGGGAGATGAGCCAAGTAGCAGAGCAGATGGGAGCGGACTTTGTTCTGGCCCTTGGCGATAACTTCTACTACAAAGGTGTGGACAGTGTGGACTCTCCTCGGTTTAAG GACACTTTTGAGGCTGTGTATACTGCAAAGTCTCTGAAGGTGCCCTGGTATGTTTTGGCTGGCAATCATGACCATGCCGGGAACGTCAAAGCCCAGATCGAGTACAGCCAAAGATCTGACAGATG GAAATTCCCCTCCTACTACTACGAGTTAAACTTCCACATCCCTAACACTGGGAAGACCCTGACCATCATCATGCTGGACACTGTAATGCTGTGCGGTAACTCTCTGGACTACGAAGACGAGAAGCCCAAAGGACCCCTGCGTGCTGTGGACGCCAACCGTCAGCTGACGTGGCTGCAGGAGAGGCTGGCTCGATCCAGGGCGGACTTCCTGCTGGTGGCAGGACACTACCCTGTGTGGTCCGTGTCTGAACACGGCCCCACGCACTGTCTTCTGCAGAAGGTTCATCCTCTGCTCCTCAAACACAACACCACTGCTTACCTCTGCGGCCATGACCACAACCTGCAG TACATTGAAGAGTCTGGTGTGGGCTACGTAGTGAGCGGGGCTGGAAACTTCCTGGATTCTGACATCCGTCACTGGAACCACGTCCCCAAGGGTTCAGTGAAGTTTTTCACCGGCCAGGCTTCCACGCTGGGAGGCTTCGTCCATGCAGAGGTCACAAAGAACAAGATGATCGTGACCTTCTTCCAGGCCAAAGGCACGTCGCTGTACCGCACTGTGCTCTCACAGAGGCACTTTGAATAG
- the LOC114437948 gene encoding interleukin enhancer-binding factor 3-like: protein MHDPARGSRDSMAAGGPRWDEQQAYEELLYWDSLIQRGHRLHPEDFDRYEELRYWYDCLCYEEELRQYHDYIAAIEQIQDKRYHEVLSSDESDEVPSGPFDRLVMAKHFEVYPSPEELEAVQTIVSHVECALKTVSDQMDGPKDCTESTEAESASHDSKERVLRGVMRVGLVAKGLLLKGDKNLELVLLCSKKPTLTLLKDVSEKLTAQLEDILADTYVVSQCPEEAAIVVTNTKESVLTLIIHMTSPLVRTERDNETTEEEEEEEETRTVNDPPDFLDRQKCLTALASLRHAKWFQAKVNNLTSAVIVLRIMRDLCNRVPTWTPIAGWPLELLVEKAVGTSDRPMGVGESLRRVLECVASGILLKDGPGIKDPCEKEPIDATAELTLQKREDITQSAQFALRLCAFGQMHKVLGMESKYVKPRKSIGAGVRGSMAQIIPPGHFNLPAKRPFTEVDTEEEEEPHLNSKQRKFLKFQKRFQRKSLSDDIGMNAVMRLNQYKPGLEYRLTSQTGPVHEPVFTMAVDLNGKTFEATGPSKRAAKLNVATKVLQDLGLPTETKSECIGAAEVSEESAKASSTASTPSEDSVSQGPILTKNGKNPVMELNEKRRSLKYELSAETGGSHEKCFVMEVEVDGQKFKGRGSNKKEAKAYAALAALEKLFPDDNGVSSRFPPKKKVTYTDMHIPGFGTIRGIPSDSGSRGWGPNRGGRGRGRGKPFPAGPSYNQTNYSYESSSGTGYHKLYGNNGASAAAKTTGQGESSSDSGYGTFYPEGSSTYSAPPVSSANTGTAKRENYQSMPPPADQESPYSYGYGDEKKKMLIQGQSESQGGGDYSMYSTAYPSSVTGGQGYNSYSWGNQSYWNQQGYDSYQGFGGQSHSSYSGYSSMNY, encoded by the exons ATGCACGACCCAGCCAGAG GCAGTCGTGACAGCATGGCCGCTGGAGGGCCAAGGTGGGACGAGCAGCAAGCCTACGAGGAGCTGCTGTACTGGGATAGCCTGATACAACGAGGCCACCGGCTCCACCCGGAGGATTTTGATAG ATATGAGGAGCTGCGTTACTGGTATGACTGCCTGTGCTACGAAGAGGAGCTGAGACAGTACCATGACTACATTGCTGCTATCGAGCAGATACAAGACAAACGTTACCATGAGGTTCTTTCCTCTGATGAATCA GATGAGGTGCCCTCGGGGCCATTTGATCGCCTTGTGATGGCCAAACATTTTGAAGTGTACCCCTcaccagaggagctggaggcagTGCAGACCATCGTCTCCCATGTGGAGTGTGCCCTTAAGACTGTGTCAGACCAGATGGACGGTCCAAAAGACTGCACAGAATCTACAGAGGCGGAAAG TGCAAGTCATGATTCAAAAGAGCGGGTGCTGCGTGGCGTCATGAGGGTTGGGCTTGTGGCCAAAGGACTCCTGCTGAAGGGAGACAAGAATCTGGAGCTGGTGCTGCTTTGTTCCAAGAAGCCAACACTTACTCTACTTAAAGATGTGTCTGAAAAGCTGACTGCACAGTTAGAG GACATTTTAGCTGATACATATGTTGTAAGCCAGTGTCCAGAGGAAGCAGCTATTGTTGTTACAAACACTAAGGAGTCGGTCCTGACTCTCATTATCCACATGACATCACCTCTGGTCAGGACAGAGCGAGATAatgaaaccacagaagaagaagaagaagaagaag AAACGCGAACAGTCAACGATCCGCCGGACTTTCTGGACAGGCAGAAATGCCTTACTGCCTTGGCGTCTCTCCGCCACGCCAAGTGGTTCCAG gcGAAAGTCAACAACCTAACCTCTGCCGTCATCGTGCTTAGAATCATGAGAGACTTGTGCAACCGTGTTCCTACCTGGACGCCAATCGCGGGATGG CCTCTGGAACTGTTGGTGGAGAAGGCTGTTGGTACCTCTGACAGACCAATGGGAGTCGGAGAGTCCCTCCGCAGGGTTTTGGAGTGCGTTGCGTCTGGAATTCTATTGAaag ATGGCCCTGGAATCAAGGATCCATGTGAGAAGGAACCCATTGATGCCACGGCAGAACTGACTTTACAGAAGCGTGAAGACATCACGCAGAGTGCTCAG TTTGCCTTGAGGCTGTGTGCATTCGGACAAATGCACAAGGTGCTGGGGATGGAGAGCAAATACGTAAAGCCACGGAAATCTATCGGAGCCGGGGTCAGAGGTAGCATGG CCCAAATCATTCCTCCCGGGCACTTCAACCTGCCGGCTAAGAGGCCGTTCACAGAggtggacacagaggaggaggaggagccacaTCTCAATAGCAAACAGAGGAAGTTTCTCAAGTTCCAGAAGCGCTTTCAGAGGAAATCAC TCTCTGATGATATCGGCATGAATGCTGTGATGCGTCTAAACCAGTACAAACCTGGCCTGGAGTACCGACTCACATCTCAGACCGGTCCAGTCCACGAGCCTGTCTTTACGATGGCTGTGGACCTGAATGGAAAAACCTTTGAGGCAACGGGGCCTTCCAAGCGAGCTGCCAAACTGAATGTAGCTACAAAG GTCCTGCAGGATCTTGGTCTTCCGACAGAAACTAAATCTGAATGCATTGGCGCCGCTGAAGTAAGCGAAGAATCAGCAAAAGCATCTAGCACAGCTTCAACTCCATCAGAAGAT AGTGTCAGTCAGGGTCCTATCTTGACTAAAAACGGCAAGAACCCTGTGATGGAGCTGAACGAGAAGCGCCGCAGCCTGAAGTACGAGCTGTCCGCCGAGACCGGGGGCTCCCATGAAAAGTGCTTCGTCATGGAG GTGGAAGTGGACGGTCAGAAGTTCAAGGGAAGAGGCTCTAATAAGAAGGAAGCTAAGGCCTACGCTGCCCTGGCTGCTCTGGAGAAGCTGTTCCCAGATGACAATGGAGTGTCCAGCAGATTTCCTCCAAAGAAGAAGGTCACCTACACGGACATG CACATCCCAGGATTTGGCACTATCCGTGGCATTCCCTCCGACTCCGGGTCCCGTGGCTGGGGCCCAAACAGAGGAGGTCGAGGCAGGGGCCGAGGCAAGCCGTTTCCTGCAGGACCCAGCTATAACCAGA CGAACTACAGCTACGAAAGCAGCAGTGGCACCGGCTACC ATAAACTCTATGGTAATAACGGAGCTAGCGCCGCAGCCAAAACCACCGGCCAGGGTGAGTCCAGCAGTGACAGTGGCTATGGGACGTTTTACCCCGAGGGCAGCAGCACCTACTCCGCCCCACCCGTCTCCAGCGCCAACACAGGCACCGCGAAGAGAGAAAACTACCAGTCGATGCCTCCTCCTGCCGACCAGGAGAGCCCGTACAGCTACGGGTACGgagacgagaagaagaagatgctgaTCCAAGGCCAGAGTGAgagtcagggaggaggagactacTCCATGTACAGCACGGCTTACCCCAGCTCTGTGACAGGAGGACAAGGATATAATAGCTATA GCTGGGGAAACCAGTCCTACTGGAATCAGCAGGGCTATGACTCCTACCAGGGCTTCGGAGGACAAAGCCACAGCTCGTACTCTGGATACAGCAGCATGAATTACTGA
- the LOC114436598 gene encoding prostaglandin E2 receptor EP1 subtype-like, with amino-acid sequence MMMCLSAPDNRTSQHPNASGAIMVGVSMTLGIISNIVALFILVNAYCLQRRRSKATFLLFATSLVVTDFFGHVIPGALVLRLYISRNASTEDVHSTGGMCQFLGGSMVFFGLCPLFMGCAMAAERCLGVTKPLLHSSLVTKTRGKVCLSVIWLAALTVALLPCFQLGSYTYQEPGTWCFIQVFNSTKEAAPLRTSDVAFVVLFSGLGLTSLAAALVCNTISGVTLVLARLRRRPGSHHSAKSHDIEMVVQLVGIMVTSCICWCPLLILTLMSAIRSYSEPSESGLCNYKTLMWMAVRLATWNQILDPWVYILLRRTVLRKIYLIAKCQAGLGGTVLRRWEPTSFPSSGKNEVKQV; translated from the exons ATGATGATGTGCCTGTCAGCCCCGGACAACCGCACCTCTCAGCATCCCAACGCCAGCGGCGCCATTATGGTGGGGGTTTCGATGACTCTGGGTATCATCTCCAACATTGTGGCTCTGTTCATCCTGGTGAACGCCTACTGTCTCCAGCGCAGGCGCTCCAAAGCCACATTCCTCCTGTTTGCTACTTCTTTGGTGGTTACTGACTTCTTTGGTCATGTGATTCCGGGTGCCCTGGTCCTCCGGCTCTACATCTCCAGAAACGCCAGCACAGAGGATGTCCACTCCACAGGCGGCATGTGCCAGTTTCTGGGCGGCAGCATGGTGTTCTTTGGCCTCTGCCCTCTCTTCATGGGCTGTGCCATGGCTGCTGAGCGCTGCCTTGGTGTCACTAAACCCCTGCTGCACTCATCCCTTGTCACCAAAACACGTGGGAaggtctgcctgtctgtcatctGGCTGGCAGCTCTGACCGTGGCCCTGCTGCCGTGCTTTCAGCTGGGCTCCTACACCTATCAGGAACCAGGGACCTGGTGTTTCATCCAAGTGTTTAATAGCACCAAGGAGGCAGCGCCACTGAGGACTTCAGATGTGGCATTTGTTGTGCTTTTCTCTGGACTCGGCCTGACCTCGCTGGCAGCAGCGCTGGTGTGTAACACCATCAGTGGAGTGACACTGGTGCTGGCCCGCCTCAGGAGGCGGCCAGGCTCTCATCACTCAGCCAAGTCCCATGACATAGAGATGGTGGTGCAGCTGGTGGGAATCATGGTCACCTCATGTATCTGCtggtgccctctgctg ATCTTGACCCTGATGTCTGCGATCCGCTCCTACAGTGAACCCAGTGAGAGCGGCCTGTGTAACTACAAAACCCTGATGTGGATGGCAGTGAGGCTGGCCACTTGGAACCAGATCCTTGACCCTTGGGTCTACATTCTGCTACGTCGCACAGTGCTCCGCAAAATCTACCTCATTGCTAAGTGCCAGGCGGGCCTGGGCGGCACTGTGTTACGCCGCTGGGAGCCCACATCTTTCCCCAGCTCAGGGAAGAATGAAGTCAAACAAGTGTGA